The following are from one region of the Phormidium sp. PBR-2020 genome:
- a CDS encoding serine/threonine protein kinase yields MALVNQRYRILESLGRGGFGETFLVEDTQMPSRRRCVLKQLNPSSRDAATQQLIEERFGREAAILESLGDNHPQIPRLYAYFKENDQFYLVQEWIEGLTLTERLNQQGRLSETDVRGLLRDVLPVLAFVHQQRIVHRDIKPDNIILRDRDGKPVLIDFGAVRETMTTVMSVSGSPTSSIVIGTPGFMSSEQAAGRPLFSSDLYSLGLTAIFLLTGKLPQDLPSDPRTGEISWQSLLTLQDRRLAEVLERAIASHPRDRFPSANEMLAALEGSASAPVAPTMPPPTYYEPTVAVAPGWQGSGPPETQVTQAVTPRGPDRTSPSPGGYGSESSGSKKGVLLLALLLGVIGGGMMATMALQQRDRAGRDEGPVVISPTPEPTPDPTPEPTPAPTPTPEPTPTPTPTPEPTPEPTPTPEPTPEPTPEPTPEPRPSIRDATQDYYSVLGGDDTYNLSLGWNMLSQRMQNNSRLHPNGFDSYRDWWGSVDEVRVNEIRILEEERDQARVEVSVTYQMEDGRVSNDRQRLVWRWQESGNLWVIDGTERP; encoded by the coding sequence ATGGCACTCGTAAACCAACGCTATCGAATTCTGGAATCTCTCGGGCGAGGAGGCTTTGGGGAGACGTTTCTCGTGGAAGATACGCAAATGCCGTCCCGACGGCGTTGTGTGCTGAAGCAGCTTAACCCCAGCAGTCGGGATGCGGCAACTCAGCAGCTGATTGAGGAACGCTTTGGCCGAGAGGCGGCGATTTTAGAGTCGTTGGGGGATAATCATCCGCAAATTCCTCGGCTGTATGCCTATTTTAAGGAGAATGATCAGTTCTATCTGGTTCAGGAGTGGATTGAGGGGTTAACGCTGACGGAACGGCTGAATCAGCAGGGACGGTTATCGGAAACGGACGTGCGGGGGCTGTTGCGGGATGTGCTGCCGGTGTTGGCCTTTGTGCATCAGCAGCGGATTGTTCATCGGGATATTAAGCCCGATAATATTATTTTGCGCGATCGCGATGGCAAGCCGGTCTTAATTGATTTTGGGGCGGTGCGGGAAACGATGACGACGGTGATGAGTGTGTCGGGATCTCCCACCAGTAGCATTGTGATTGGGACGCCGGGCTTTATGTCCAGTGAACAGGCGGCGGGCCGGCCTCTGTTTTCGAGTGATCTCTATAGTTTAGGGTTGACGGCGATTTTTCTGTTAACAGGGAAACTTCCTCAGGATTTGCCGAGTGACCCTCGGACTGGGGAGATTTCTTGGCAATCCCTGCTAACGTTACAGGATCGCCGCTTGGCGGAGGTTCTGGAGCGGGCGATCGCCTCTCATCCTCGCGATCGCTTCCCCAGTGCCAATGAGATGTTGGCGGCGTTGGAGGGGTCTGCGTCTGCCCCGGTTGCGCCCACAATGCCCCCTCCGACTTATTATGAGCCGACGGTGGCGGTGGCTCCTGGGTGGCAGGGAAGTGGCCCCCCTGAAACTCAGGTGACGCAAGCGGTTACGCCTAGGGGGCCCGATCGCACCTCCCCGAGTCCAGGGGGGTATGGTTCTGAGTCTTCGGGGAGTAAGAAGGGGGTTCTACTGCTGGCCCTGTTACTGGGGGTCATCGGTGGGGGGATGATGGCAACGATGGCTCTACAACAGCGCGATCGCGCCGGCCGTGATGAGGGTCCGGTGGTGATCTCCCCCACGCCGGAACCAACGCCAGACCCGACGCCAGAACCGACGCCTGCGCCCACTCCTACGCCAGAACCCACCCCAACCCCGACTCCTACGCCAGAACCCACGCCAGAACCGACGCCCACCCCAGAACCCACTCCAGAACCGACACCGGAACCCACTCCAGAACCTCGTCCTTCGATTCGTGATGCTACCCAGGATTATTATTCAGTCCTGGGTGGGGATGATACCTACAATCTCAGTCTGGGCTGGAATATGTTATCGCAGCGAATGCAAAATAATTCCAGGCTGCATCCTAATGGGTTTGATAGTTATCGAGACTGGTGGGGGAGTGTGGATGAGGTGCGGGTGAATGAGATCCGTATTTTGGAGGAAGAGCGCGATCAGGCCCGGGTGGAGGTGAGTGTCACCT
- the murG gene encoding undecaprenyldiphospho-muramoylpentapeptide beta-N-acetylglucosaminyltransferase — protein MFIVERPHSASKRLLIAASGTGGHVFPALATAECLSDVEIEWLGVPDRLERQLLGDRYPLHFVRVEGFQSRPGLATLRVLYRLVRATLTCRRLLKQGQFDGVFTTGGYIAAPAILAARSLQLPVILHESNAIPGKVTKWFARWCDLIAVGFPEAERRLAKYPTLSLGTPVRASFLQPPPLDLDIPEDVPLIVVMGGSQGAVAVNQLVRQSAPAWFDLGAWVVHLTGENDPDVGSLQHPHYLSMPFYKNVAALLQRADLAISRAGSGSLTELAITQTPAILIPFPYAAEDHQFHNAVGFREAGAAQLFRQEHLSPEQLQTEVATLLKNPAQLEQMTAAMGQLAIPDSAKRLADVVRQHLDSKNRG, from the coding sequence TTGTTCATTGTGGAACGTCCCCATTCTGCCTCAAAACGTCTCCTGATTGCCGCCAGTGGCACAGGGGGTCATGTCTTTCCGGCCTTAGCTACCGCTGAATGTCTCAGCGATGTCGAGATTGAGTGGTTGGGGGTGCCCGATCGCCTGGAACGGCAGCTTTTGGGCGATCGCTATCCCTTGCACTTCGTGCGGGTTGAGGGGTTTCAGTCTCGGCCAGGATTGGCAACCCTGCGGGTTCTCTATCGCCTGGTTCGGGCCACCCTCACCTGTCGTCGTTTACTCAAACAGGGCCAGTTTGACGGAGTGTTTACCACTGGGGGCTATATTGCCGCCCCGGCCATTCTAGCCGCGCGATCGCTGCAACTGCCCGTTATCCTCCATGAATCTAACGCCATTCCCGGAAAAGTCACGAAATGGTTTGCCCGTTGGTGTGATCTCATCGCCGTCGGGTTCCCCGAAGCCGAACGACGACTGGCCAAGTATCCCACCCTATCCCTGGGAACTCCCGTTCGCGCCTCCTTCCTGCAACCGCCTCCCCTAGATTTAGACATTCCCGAGGACGTTCCCCTCATCGTGGTCATGGGAGGAAGTCAGGGGGCCGTCGCCGTCAATCAACTGGTACGCCAATCGGCCCCGGCTTGGTTTGACTTAGGCGCTTGGGTGGTTCACCTCACCGGCGAAAATGACCCCGATGTGGGCAGTTTACAGCATCCCCACTACCTCTCCATGCCCTTTTATAAAAACGTTGCCGCCCTCTTGCAACGGGCCGATTTAGCCATTTCTCGCGCCGGTTCCGGTTCCCTCACCGAGTTAGCCATCACCCAAACCCCAGCCATTCTGATTCCCTTTCCCTACGCCGCCGAAGACCATCAATTTCATAATGCCGTGGGTTTCAGGGAAGCGGGGGCCGCTCAGCTATTTCGCCAAGAGCATCTCTCCCCAGAACAGCTACAAACGGAAGTAGCAACCCTGCTTAAAAACCCAGCCCAACTCGAACAGATGACCGCCGCCATGGGACAATTAGCCATCCCCGATAGTGCCAAACGTCTAGCGGACGTGGTGCGGCAACATCTGGACTCCAAGAACAGAGGCTAG
- a CDS encoding phospholipid carrier-dependent glycosyltransferase: MLIFALSLWLRLWQLNHLNTLIFDEIYFADHGFSYLKQLDLFDVHPPLGKYFLALGIWLHAHLLGGAEAFRAASAVGDLDAIAYRWFNAVTGSLIPLLVGAIAYQWTHRDRTTLLAAGFTALDGLLLVESRLSLINVYLLFFGFLGLWCFGQAIAQNMAFKWLMAAGLFWGASASVKWNGLGFILGFYMLYSFAWILEEVQHWRPSKVNKQDTKQLEQDTNDLLSDQNKNSSNPENQAQKIRKTFDFLTRINLLKIGLGLGVIPFIFYRLQWIPHLQLHPNFTFLEMQRQILGYHESIGSTVDDHPYCSPWHSWLWMRRPVAYYFDRVELNGETVIFDIHAMGNPILWWLSTLAICALIGKWLSSLGDWWNQEPINSGQWCFHTLLISQYVANFLPWAAVSRCTYIYHYMAASLFAWMTLAWWIDIGLRKRHWLWKGLSWSAIALIIAGFIFWLPIYIGLPLSPEAFHRRMWFRSWY; the protein is encoded by the coding sequence TTGCTAATTTTTGCCCTGTCCCTGTGGCTGCGACTTTGGCAACTCAACCACTTGAATACCCTGATTTTTGACGAAATCTATTTCGCCGATCATGGGTTTAGCTATTTGAAACAACTGGATCTCTTTGATGTTCATCCCCCCCTCGGCAAGTATTTTCTTGCCCTGGGAATTTGGCTTCATGCCCATCTATTGGGGGGTGCAGAGGCCTTTCGAGCCGCCAGTGCAGTGGGGGATCTCGATGCGATCGCCTACCGTTGGTTTAATGCCGTCACTGGCTCGCTAATTCCCCTTCTCGTGGGGGCGATCGCCTACCAATGGACTCATCGCGATCGCACCACCCTCCTCGCCGCCGGATTTACAGCCCTCGACGGCTTACTCCTCGTCGAATCTCGCCTCAGTTTAATTAACGTCTATCTCCTCTTTTTCGGCTTCTTAGGACTCTGGTGCTTCGGTCAGGCGATCGCCCAAAACATGGCATTCAAATGGCTCATGGCTGCTGGCTTATTTTGGGGAGCATCTGCCTCAGTTAAATGGAACGGCCTAGGATTTATTTTAGGGTTTTATATGCTATACTCCTTTGCTTGGATACTTGAAGAAGTCCAGCATTGGCGTCCTTCAAAGGTTAACAAACAAGATACAAAGCAACTTGAACAAGATACCAATGATTTATTGAGCGACCAAAACAAAAATTCATCAAACCCTGAAAATCAAGCTCAAAAAATAAGAAAAACCTTTGATTTTTTAACACGAATAAATCTATTAAAAATTGGTCTTGGGCTAGGAGTTATTCCCTTTATATTTTATCGGCTGCAATGGATTCCTCACCTACAACTGCATCCAAACTTCACCTTTCTCGAAATGCAGCGGCAAATCCTGGGCTACCACGAAAGCATCGGCAGCACCGTTGACGATCATCCCTACTGTTCCCCTTGGCATAGTTGGCTTTGGATGCGCCGTCCCGTCGCCTATTACTTCGATCGCGTCGAGCTTAACGGAGAGACCGTTATCTTTGACATCCATGCCATGGGCAATCCCATCTTGTGGTGGCTCTCCACCCTAGCCATCTGCGCCCTCATTGGCAAATGGCTATCGAGCCTAGGAGATTGGTGGAACCAGGAACCCATCAATAGCGGCCAATGGTGCTTCCATACCCTGCTTATCAGCCAATATGTCGCCAACTTCCTGCCCTGGGCCGCCGTCTCCCGCTGCACCTACATTTACCATTACATGGCCGCCTCCCTCTTTGCCTGGATGACCCTAGCCTGGTGGATTGACATCGGCTTAAGAAAACGACATTGGCTCTGGAAGGGTCTCAGTTGGAGTGCGATCGCCCTCATCATCGCCGGATTCATCTTCTGGCTTCCCATCTACATCGGACTCCCCCTCTCCCCCGAAGCCTTCCACCGCCGCATGTGGTTCAGATCCTGGTACTAA
- a CDS encoding CHASE2 domain-containing protein, giving the protein MWSAFKQRFAKPALDLASSQGYKVLAATGVAGFVVLVRAFGLLQGAEWAMSDLFLRSRPEQALNDRLLVVGIDEEDLRQVGTWPIPDAILATAIRRLDESNPRAIGLDLYRNLPAGVGNEQITEVFQQQENLIGIEKLQDQNLSSVPPPPVLKERDAVGFNNTLVDADGVVRRSYLFLRDYDGVLHRSFALRLALLYLAEENIAPTGSPSGEMQLGEAVIPRFNANDGPYVRADARGYQFMVNYRGQADRITTVPLRDVLNGEVPEELIRDRVVLIGSTAFSLRDVFITPYSRSLLETQTEVPGVLLQAEFVGQLLDAALDGRSFMSVWPKTVEILWIILWAWIGALISWQLQSVRRSVAALVVALLLLLGTSYWAYSLNLWIPVIPPILSLTGATSMVVGYLAYLSEELRRSKEFLQSIINTIPDPIFVKDTDLRSVVLNQAYSELVGYPLNTLLDHSEFEIFPEEQAQAFRQEDERVLETGCDRETEETLTDAQGNLHILATKRSLHSDGAGNHFLIGVIRDITERKLLEDQLKQVAAELAQSNAALKQDANHDELTGLPNRKLFQERLKQSIEWAQSHQKLVGVMFLDLDGFKEVNDTLGHASGDILLQHVASRLSGSLRGSDTVARLGGDEFTVILPGIPSISDAERVAQKIVKTLSEPFELEEGTVSVTTSLGICLYPTHGHQLDALIHLADEAMFDAKKQGKNCYCIAPAEPEAQP; this is encoded by the coding sequence ATGTGGTCAGCCTTTAAACAACGTTTCGCGAAACCGGCCTTAGACTTGGCCTCATCTCAAGGCTATAAAGTCCTGGCCGCGACGGGGGTTGCTGGTTTTGTGGTGCTGGTGCGCGCTTTTGGACTCTTGCAAGGGGCCGAATGGGCCATGTCCGATCTGTTTTTGCGATCGCGCCCTGAACAGGCTTTGAATGACCGTCTATTAGTGGTGGGAATTGATGAAGAAGATTTGCGCCAAGTGGGAACCTGGCCCATCCCAGATGCCATTTTAGCCACAGCCATCCGCCGCTTGGACGAGTCCAATCCTCGGGCCATTGGCTTAGATCTCTATCGCAATTTACCGGCGGGAGTGGGTAATGAGCAGATTACCGAGGTATTCCAGCAACAGGAGAACCTGATCGGCATTGAAAAACTACAAGACCAAAACTTATCTAGCGTTCCACCTCCTCCGGTTCTCAAAGAACGGGATGCGGTGGGGTTTAATAATACCTTGGTTGATGCTGATGGGGTGGTTCGTCGTAGTTATCTATTTCTACGGGATTATGACGGAGTCCTGCATCGCAGCTTCGCCCTCAGGTTGGCCCTGCTGTATTTAGCGGAGGAAAACATCGCCCCAACAGGATCACCCAGTGGCGAGATGCAGTTGGGTGAGGCGGTGATTCCTCGGTTTAACGCCAATGATGGCCCCTATGTGCGCGCAGATGCTCGTGGCTATCAGTTTATGGTGAACTATCGCGGCCAAGCTGATCGCATTACCACTGTTCCCCTACGAGATGTCCTAAATGGGGAAGTCCCGGAGGAGTTGATTCGCGATCGCGTGGTGCTGATTGGTTCGACGGCTTTCAGTCTGCGGGATGTCTTTATTACCCCCTATAGTCGCAGTCTCCTGGAAACTCAGACAGAGGTTCCCGGGGTATTGCTGCAAGCAGAGTTTGTGGGACAGCTTCTAGATGCGGCTCTAGATGGGCGATCGTTTATGTCAGTCTGGCCCAAGACAGTTGAGATTCTCTGGATTATCCTCTGGGCCTGGATAGGCGCGTTGATTAGTTGGCAGTTACAATCGGTGCGGCGATCGGTGGCGGCGTTGGTGGTGGCTCTGTTGCTGCTGCTCGGGACTAGCTATTGGGCCTACAGCCTCAACCTTTGGATTCCTGTGATTCCGCCGATTTTGTCCCTCACGGGAGCCACCTCAATGGTGGTTGGCTATCTGGCCTATCTCAGTGAAGAGTTACGTCGCTCTAAGGAATTTTTGCAAAGTATCATCAATACCATCCCCGATCCCATTTTCGTTAAAGATACGGACTTGCGCTCAGTGGTTTTGAATCAAGCCTATAGCGAGTTGGTGGGATACCCTCTAAACACGTTGCTCGATCACTCTGAGTTTGAGATATTCCCCGAGGAGCAAGCGCAAGCCTTCCGACAAGAAGATGAGCGTGTCTTAGAAACAGGGTGCGATCGCGAGACGGAAGAAACCCTTACCGACGCTCAGGGGAACCTTCATATTTTAGCCACCAAGCGATCGCTCCACTCCGATGGTGCCGGCAATCACTTTCTGATTGGGGTCATTCGGGATATTACTGAACGCAAGCTTCTCGAAGACCAACTCAAACAAGTTGCCGCTGAGTTGGCCCAATCCAATGCAGCGTTAAAACAGGATGCTAACCATGACGAATTAACGGGACTGCCAAATCGCAAACTTTTTCAAGAACGCCTTAAACAGTCTATTGAATGGGCGCAAAGCCATCAAAAACTGGTCGGCGTCATGTTTTTAGATCTCGATGGCTTCAAAGAAGTTAATGACACCCTCGGTCATGCTTCTGGCGATATTTTACTTCAACATGTGGCCAGTCGCTTGAGTGGAAGCTTACGAGGAAGTGATACCGTGGCTCGACTTGGAGGAGATGAATTTACGGTCATTCTTCCTGGTATTCCCAGTATTTCTGATGCTGAGCGAGTAGCCCAAAAAATTGTTAAAACCCTCTCAGAACCCTTTGAGCTAGAGGAGGGAACGGTCTCAGTTACGACCAGTTTAGGAATTTGTCTTTATCCAACCCATGGACATCAGCTTGATGCCCTGATTCATTTAGCTGATGAAGCCATGTTTGACGCGAAAAAGCAAGGCAAAAACTGTTACTGTATTGCCCCGGCTGAGCCAGAAGCTCAGCCTTAA